DNA sequence from the Strigops habroptila isolate Jane chromosome 4, bStrHab1.2.pri, whole genome shotgun sequence genome:
GGTCTGAGCTATCCCAGCCAGAGTATATTCCCTAACACTGCAAAGATACTAATAGGTCccaaattaaatgaaatcaaAGATGCTATTGCTATTAGGTAGCATAGTAGCACCAAATAGTGCTATTACTATTACATAGCATCTTTAGTTTCATTTAATGTGGGActgtaagcagaaagaaagcTAACACATGGAGAAGCCAATAGGTTTTCCCTCCCATGGTATCACTTCGATGTTACAGCTGTTAGGTGTCCTAACCATTAAGATGTCTTATTTCTTGTATGTTACATCTTAACATCCCCTTTAAACATTGATTTTCTAGGCTTGTGGTGGCAGCTTTTGGGGGTGCTTCATATTAACACTGAAGCCTTCTACCTCAGATgaccaaagaagtggtaaatgccccatccttggcagtgttcaaggccaggttggacagagccttgggtgacatggtctagtgtgaggtgtccctgcccatggcagggggttggaactagatggattttaaggtcctttccaaccctaactattctaagATTCTGTGAATGTTGTGTTCTCCTCCATAACTCCATGCTGATGTAGATTTCTAGCTGGgaacttccatttaaaatattaagaactACATAATGTGAGGACCAAAAAGATTGACCTCTTTCAAAATAGTTCCCAACATCCCTGGTTTCAATTGTGTGAGATGTGTTAAAGGAAGTCTTTTATAATGGATAGCACTAGAATAACCATTTTTGgcattttatttccctctgcTATCATTCAAATCAAGGCATACACTAAGTTTTCCCAGCAGTTCTGCTCCTCCATGGCCTCTGATCTCTTCCATGCTGTTCTGCATGCTTATACACAGCATTGGCCAGAGTGTGCATTATTCCCCTGTCTGCAGTCCTACCTTGTTTATGTGCTGGATGTTCACATagtctgttttctccttctctatTGAATAGATCCGCCACTGCCTTTCTTCTCCCAATAAAAAGCCATAGTTAGGActaatgttttgtttatttttaaagtttcctttGACTGTGGCTAGAAGAATTAACACCCTCCGCCTTTGGACAGAACTGCCTGTTCTCAGGATGCTGCTTCGTCTTCTCAATGGGCTGAGGCTACGAGTTGTTGGTTTGAAGCTCCACAAACTGGGTACAGGCTCCTGTCAGCACCAGTGACAGCAAAGCCTAGCCAGGAAAAACAAGTGGGTGGCCTCATTCCTTTTGAGAACAATGGGAAATGACAAACCATTTCTGGGTGGTATAAGAGCTTGCAGTGGAGCAGACGAATGCTGGATGTGCAGTAGTGCTGGTgctgaagaaaagattttccttaGGAAAATGGTCCCTCAGTCTAGTAGAAATCTCCCTTCCCTGCAAAAAATCCCAATGTGATGTAGCCTCTCCATGACATCCTGCAGGGTTTAACAGAAAGGGATGGTGTAAAAGCTTCCATTGCTTGTTGTGTCAGGCAGAACAATCGGGTACATTTCAGGCCTCTAGATTTCCTCAAGAACCCATTTCTGAGCAATGTCACCTTAGAAGCTAATTCACCACCGTGGTTGTGACTTCTTATGCTTTTTCCTGAGCACAAACTGCAGCAGGTGATGCGAGGCTGTGCTGAAATTCTCACAACTGAGGCAGGGCATCAAAGTGTAAGATTTCATTGTAACTGTAAAGCTGAGGAGGCTCCTTTTACACTAGGGTCGcttggtggttttttccttgAGCTTGGGAATTGCTTCTTAAATGGTGTGCCTTTTCCTGGTGCAAGTGAGGAAAACTGAGAGGTTGTTGCGGGCTCGGGGGGGAGCTGGATCCCACCCAACTCCTCTGCCCCAGTGCTGCACTGGCCAAGTGGTTGCTGCAGGGGGATGCTTTGCGCTGATTTCCATTCACATTTACTTTGTGCTTTGTGGGATGTTCAGCCCAAGGAACATGACTGAACGAAAGAGGAAGCCCAAGTTTTCCAAGGAAGAACTGGACATTCTGGTCACTGAGGTGACCCGAAATGAAGCCATGCTGTTTGGGAGGGAGACAATACGTCTATCCCCTGCTGACAGGGACGAGATCTGGGGAAGCATAGCCAGGCAGATCACATCAGTCAGCCAGGTGCCCAGGTCTGTGAAAGACATTAAACACAGATGGGACGACATGAAGAGAAGGACCAAGGACAAACTGGCCTTCATGCAGAGGTCCCTGTCCAGCCCCGGCAGCGCGGGGCGGCCCTCGGCCATCGTCCTGACTGCCCACGAGAGAGCCATCAAGTCCACGCTGCATTCGACACGCCAGAGGCACAGCTTCCGGAGAGCGGATCTGGACATGGTTGACAGCCCGTCAACAACCTGTAAGTATCACTGCCTTAACACCTCTTTGTCTTATGCTTGCATATCTCAGTGTGACACCACAAGAGCGTTGTGTGGTTTGTGAGATGCTGGGTTGCCTTGTCAAGCCAGGTCCTTACTGCTGAGTTTGGTTTCAAGACAGCCTGTTCTGGTGGGGTGTTTGAGATGTGTTGAGGGAAAGCTGTTTCCAAGTTAAGATCATCTTTGTCTGTTTATCTATCCTTTTCCATACTTTCTTCTAAAGGTAGACACTGTTCAGATTCTACTTTCTTAATGGATCATAAGTCTGAACTGATCTTACAAGTGAGGGAGCATCTGTAGTTGAAGTGCAACTACCTCCAGTTTGTGAAGGAGTGTTTGCAAAGGATTAGGAGTTCTTCATCTTGCATGCAACCCCAATAAAACAGCAATGCTATCAAGCTGAGAATCATGTGCCAGTTACTAATGGATCACTGCATGGTAACCATCTTCCAGGAGGGCTGTTGGGGGGGCTCAGTGATCTCTGGTGTTGATGCTCTGAGGCCTGGCCACTAATGATTTCTCACTAGTGTTCTGAAGGCTTAGCACAAGTGCTGTGAAAAAGGTAGATGATGACTCTCTTCTTCCTGGTGCTGCCTTCCAAGTTAATCTTCTTACACCACAACTCTCAGACACCTTCCAGTGCTGAACCACAACCTGCTTTTTGCAGGTTCTTTCCCCAGTTGCATACATACAGTTGTCTTGTGTGGAGGTGCAGCTTCTTGGTCTGTGAGCTTTTAGGGAtacaaggagagaaagaggagataACTTCTTGGGAAGTGAACCAGCTAACACTTCATGGGTGGCGCTGTCCTACCACATTAGGTCTTACATCTGAAGTAATGTTAATGAGAAAGAAGGGCAAAATCTTCAAGAACAAAGTGGGACTTGGTCATTCTTTGCATCTATCTTGAAAGCCAGTTGCACTATTTCAGAGGTAAAATGAATACAGCTTGCGCAAGGAGATAGTGGGCAGTTGCAACAAGTGAAGTATGGTTTCTTCTTACTCTTGCTGTGCCTGCACCTGTGAACTGGCACATCACTAGCTGTTTATCAGGCTAATGAGAACTTCCCCATGGTGTtgtgctttgggtttggttttgcatcAAGTATACTTGCCCGATTAATAcagtgtcctgctgctgctacGCCTGACTGCCTGGTTATCCTAGTGATGCCAAGCCACATAGTGGCTTTGCAGTTCAGACTTCATGAGCAGCAAATACTACATCTATGCTTTGCTTAGGGCAGAAGATGTAAGAAATGACATGGGAGCAGGGTTTTGGCATGAGGAACTGAATGTGTGTCAGGGTGTTCTGAGACTGAACCAAAGGCCAGGAGCCTTTGTACCTCCAAAATGGTTTTGGGGAAGGGATTCTTTGCTACTGTCTGAAATGGATTTATGTTCTAGTAATGAACAATGCTGTGTACAGGGTACCTTGGCAGCTTGGATTCCTCCTCGGTTGGCTGGGTTTGCCTGTTCTTGAGGCCTCTTATGGCTAAGCTTGTCACCCAGATGCTAACGTTGCAGCACGTGCATGTTGAGTTACGCATCAGGAGCTACAGGCTTGTCTCAACTGGCAGagtggaggggagggaaaatcCCTTTTTCCATGTGCTTTGAGATGCCGTGAAACAGAAGTCAGAGCTGTGAGGGATTCACATCAATAATCCATGCTTTCTGTTCTATTTAAGCTGATGAAGATGAAGAGATGCCAGGCACTTCTCGGGAACACCGCTTCTCATCGCTGCGGAGGGCCAGGGCAGGAGCCAACCAGCATTCCGGGTCCTCCTTCCTccacctttcttcctcctcGGAGCACTCGGAAGCCGCCAGccaaaggcaggagctgcactgTCCATCCCCACGCACCACCTCGTCCTGCAGACCCCCGCGCTCCCACACAAAGAGCCCTCCCCTTTCCAGCTTCGACCGCCAGCTTCTCCATTCCCACATGCAGCAAACAGACCTGTTCAGGCAGTTCTGCCAGGACCTGGTGGCTGTTCACAGGAACATGGCAGACAGCATGCATGTCATCGCTCAGAACATGGCTAACCTCACCAGCCAGGTTGGCCAGTTGTGCCAGACCCTATCAGAAATCCGGGATGGGGTCCAGGCTTACCGTAGGATACAGGATCCTGGTGTCACGGAGGGCCCTCTGCTGCAAGCAGCTTGCTCAGAACAGCCCCCTGAGCCCAGTGCAGAGTCTAGCCAAGACACCCCAAAACAGACCCCTCCTGCACGGATTACCAGgtcacagaagagaaaataccatCTTTAGTCTGCATTATATAAAGAAGGGTGCCCCTTCCTTGAGCATGCTCATGTGGCCTCTCCATCTGTAACAGTACGCTGTGAGGAGGGTCAGCAGCTACCCCAACCAGTCCATCCCCCTGCTAGCTAACAGCAGTATGAATTGTGGCAGCTGAATAGTAGGGCTGGCCCTCTGCAATGGCAAAGAGGAATCCTAAATCTTACAGAGCTTGGAATGTAGGACATCATTCTATTCATAGATATTAGGAGTTTTCGCTGGGCTCCCAATGCTTTGAATGCTCTATAAACTAAAAGATACAATAGGAATCATTGTCTTGATCTCTTCTTGTGCCTGTTAAATGTTATTTACTGAGATAGTGTATTACAGAGCTCCCTTTGCAATCAACCCACAAATTTACCCTACTACTGCCTTCCCATCGTCTTCCTGCAAATTATTATATGTACTGTGCAGTCACATCTTTATGGCTCTAGAGACTCTTACTGTCATTATTAGCAGCAGTAATGGGTAATCCAGGGCTTACTGTGGCTTAGGAATAGGTTTGGGGAGAGGGATGTAAAGCAGAGCttctgcagggaagggaaggaggcaCAACAGTGAGGCCAGGAGGACAAGTCTGGGCTCTCTTGTGGTTTTAGACTGTTGCTATGGCATGTGCCTGGATCCTGCAGTGCCACATGCACTTACATCAGAAAGTTTAATCTTTGCTCCAGTCCGAAACCCCTACCTGCAGTTATTTCATAGTGTGACAACATTTAAAGATAATTGTATCATTATTTCCTTGCATGTTGTAAGCTTCAGTTTTGAACCACCTCACCCTCCTCAAAATGTGAGAGACTGCACAGAAACAAGGAAGGATGTAGGGCTGCCTTCTCACCTTGGGAGCAGTTTGGTTCTGTATTGCTGTAATTCTGTCAACTTCAGTACAGTAACTTTACACCTACTCAGTGTTATTTAGGGTGGGATCTGTACTGTGCTCTCCTCCCATGAAGAGTTTACAAGCTGAATTCACAGCTACGTAGGTGAAAATCTTAGACATGCTGGTTTTGTACTGCTTGCTTTCCCCATACAGCTGCAAGAAAGAACTGTTACAACATAGAACTGCTTTAGTGCTGCATGAGGTTCCCGTGTACAACCCCAGTTCTGAAACTAGGCTTTAATAATGTCACCTCAGGTGGTAGAACGTGGCAGCTTTTTTACATGATGTCTGTCTTGCTTTGATTTGCACAACTGCACCTTCCATccctgtaaaacaaaaatggacTATTAGTTGAtcctattctattctattctattacCATGATATGCTCCAGCAGGGAAAAGGTCCAAGGTGTTACCCACACACAGTTagcatgctgctgctctccaagcTGTCCTATTGTATGTGGTGGGTTGCAGGAAATATGAATGCCCATCATCATGCCATGTCTGGGCTACAGACTAGGCCAAAATGTCATATAAACTTCAGCAGGTATTGAACATAGGCAGTGCAGGGTAGCAGAAGGATGGCTTTACATGGTCTTGACGGATCTTCTTGAGTCTGTCCGGACTGCGCTTTGGAAGTATACTGCACTAGCTTCTCTTCCGGGAAGTTCACTGGATGTCTGCTATGTCAGGCGTTCCTGCTTGTCCTTTTTCAGTTGTTCTGTAATTCTAAttcaagtaatttatttttagtgttgTGGTAAAAGGCCTTTGCTTAAGAAAACAGAGGTCTGGCAAGGATTAAAACCTGCTTTCTGAGAAATGACCTGCACTGGTTTCAGGCATATGATGTTCCTCACAGTGCTGTGCCAGACCGGGGCAGTACTCGCTCACCCTCCTCAGAGGATGTAGTTTTACTTCTATTGTAACAT
Encoded proteins:
- the LOC115607160 gene encoding t-SNARE domain-containing protein 1-like isoform X1, giving the protein MVCLFLVQVRKTERLLRARGGAGSHPTPLPQCCTGQVVAAGGCFALISIHIYFVLCGMFSPRNMTERKRKPKFSKEELDILVTEVTRNEAMLFGRETIRLSPADRDEIWGSIARQITSVSQVPRSVKDIKHRWDDMKRRTKDKLAFMQRSLSSPGSAGRPSAIVLTAHERAIKSTLHSTRQRHSFRRADLDMVDSPSTTSDEDEEMPGTSREHRFSSLRRARAGANQHSGSSFLHLSSSSEHSEAASQRQELHCPSPRTTSSCRPPRSHTKSPPLSSFDRQLLHSHMQQTDLFRQFCQDLVAVHRNMADSMHVIAQNMANLTSQVGQLCQTLSEIRDGVQAYRRIQDPGVTEGPLLQAACSEQPPEPSAESSQDTPKQTPPARITRSQKRKYHL
- the LOC115607160 gene encoding myb-related transcription factor, partner of profilin-like isoform X2, whose protein sequence is MTERKRKPKFSKEELDILVTEVTRNEAMLFGRETIRLSPADRDEIWGSIARQITSVSQVPRSVKDIKHRWDDMKRRTKDKLAFMQRSLSSPGSAGRPSAIVLTAHERAIKSTLHSTRQRHSFRRADLDMVDSPSTTSDEDEEMPGTSREHRFSSLRRARAGANQHSGSSFLHLSSSSEHSEAASQRQELHCPSPRTTSSCRPPRSHTKSPPLSSFDRQLLHSHMQQTDLFRQFCQDLVAVHRNMADSMHVIAQNMANLTSQVGQLCQTLSEIRDGVQAYRRIQDPGVTEGPLLQAACSEQPPEPSAESSQDTPKQTPPARITRSQKRKYHL